A section of the Lodderomyces beijingensis strain CBS 14171 genome assembly, chromosome: 2 genome encodes:
- a CDS encoding mitochondrial 54S ribosomal protein mL43 codes for MPVKAIPKVSIARNGVGAYVHPCNKLTLQYCNWGGSSTGLRRLLTSGRLNTLAASKPQTVFEILKRSGHPKLIFHYNNQDRTVTEVEIKNLKEHEILAKIDEYIQRTGNELFKCNHKVISQNDSVRGVWSPMHEPKGHRYSI; via the coding sequence ATGCCAGTCAAGGCCATACCGAAAGTCTCAATAGCCCGTAACGGAGTCGGAGCATACGTGCACCCATGCAACAAGTTGACGCTACAATATTGCAATTGGGGAGGTTCATCCACCGGCCTCCGTCGATTGTTGACTTCGGGTCGATTAAACACGTTGGCTGCATCTAAACCTCAAACAGTGTTTGAAATATTGAAGAGACTGGGCCACCCAAAGCTAATATTCCACTACAACAACCAGGACCGCACTGTCACGGAGGTGGAGATTAAGAACTTGAAAGAACACGAAATCCTTGCTAAAATCGATGAATATATTCAACGTACTGGAAATGAGTTGTTCAAATGCAATCATAAGGTCATTTCTCAAAATGATTCGGTTCGAGGTGTGTGGTCTCCAATGCATGAACCAAAGGGTCACAGATATAGCATTTAG